Genomic window (Lutra lutra chromosome 17, mLutLut1.2, whole genome shotgun sequence):
CTGGGAATCTGGTTTGAAATCAGAGATACCTTCTGTTTCTTGTTGCATCTGGCCAACATTGGAAGAGCTCCCATTAAAATCCTATTTTCAGCTCTTGAAAAGCCTAACCCTAGGCCGAGTCCCACCGGGCCAGTGCTGAGTGTGGTCAGGACTTTGGATtacctgccctgccccccacttaGAGACAATGGTTGATGCCCTGCATATAAAAATCACAGACTCTGTCTGAACCAAGGGACGCTTTTAAAACCCATAGCTGAGACAGACAGCAGTTTCCCAGTTTTTATCTAGGTACATGACAGCTACAAACTCTCCATCTTCCAGGGTCCCTTGCAGCTAGGTGTTGCCCTGTGACCAAGTTCTGGCTAAATTCTGGGTAGAGTTCTCAAGCTTCAGAAAGGGACATGCCTTTTCCTCTACCTTCCTGCCCGGAGTGTGGACATGGTATCCAACCATCTTGGACCATGAGAGCAAGATATGGGCTGGCAGAGCTTCAAGACAGCAGAAGTCTGGGTCCCTTGACCATGGGTCCCTGGGACCACGATGACTTCAGGGGGCAGAGTCATCACATCAGCCCTAGACTATCCACTTGTGTACTACCATGTAAGAGAGAAATAAGCCTCTGTCATGTTTAAATCACCCTTATTTTGGGTCTCTGTCACTTGCAGCATCATTTAAAGCCTGTCTGCAGCGCAGAACTGCAGATCTGAGTTGTCGCAGCAGAGACCGTATGGCCCACCAAGCCTAAAATAGGAAAGGACCATCTGGCCCCTTACAgtaaaagtttgctgacctcttgTCTAACTGACACACAAACAACCTCCTCTGAGCCTGGCAGCCAGGACTCCCACCCTGGGAAACACCACCTCTAGTAGGGGGCTGTGCAAACACATGTGTTTTTGTGTAGGATTTGGGCAGGGCTAGCTAGCCTGGATCTCTGTTGGCATGACTTATGGGGAAATTGGTCTGGAGTCAGTTGGCCagcattttttcctaaaatatcgACTTCACCAAAGCCAACTTATTTCCTCTGCACCTGGCAACAGCTCAGAAGTTTCCAACCCAGATGTTTTACACCTCCCCCACAGCGGTTCCCTCCAACCCAAACCTAAGGCTCGAATCACACATGCTCCCCTGAGATAGACAGCAGTGGGCCTGTGTTCTTCCTGTTCTCTCCACTCTCCAGATGTCATAGATTCCCAAGACCTTAAATAGCATCACTGGTGACTTCCAAATCTTTATCTTCAGCTCAAGCCCCAGGCTTCTCCCCATGAGAAAGTCACTTGGATAATGCATAAGagtctcaaaaacttaaaaagggtCAGCGTGACTCCTACAGCCCCCACCTACACCACTACCATCGGACTGGTTTCTGAACTCCCTAAGTCTGACCAGCCCTCCCCACAGCTGCTCTCCTaactgctccccccaccctgtccctggACCTGCCACCACTGCTGCCCCCTCTCCAGTCCACTACAGACCACTTTGTGTACGTAAGTCAGTGCACATCACTCTTCATTTAAAGTCCTCCAATGGCATCCTACAAATAACATCCAAAGATTTTACCCAGGCCCAGAAAACCCAACAGTGATGGAGCTCCCACCTGCTAATAAGCAATCTCAACTCCCTCCCTGCTCTATCTTCACTATACGCCAGCCATACAGGCCAGGCTGGCTTCTGccgcagggcctttgcacttgctgttccctctgccttgaGTGCTCctacccagaatttttttttttttttcctacccagaATTTTTTAACACTGTCCCTACCTATTTGGGATTCAACACGGGCTGCCTCCTCAGAGAGGTCCTCCTTGACCTGCTTGGCTAAAGTAGCACCAGCAACCCTTAACCCTGACTTAATTTCTTCCTAGCACTCTTCAATACCAGGGATTatcatgcttttatttctttatctgtgtcCTTACTCTGGAATCCACACTCTTGAGGGCAAGTGTTGTGTCTTCCTTGCTTCCCCAGCACCTAGGACAGACAGCATTGATCTCAGAGGCTCAAAAATTGCTCAGCTGGGCTCATGGTTTACCTAGTGTCTCTCAGTCTGCAGCCTTCCCTATGATGCTCTGTGATGCTTGGTTTTCCGCAGTTAGGTTTCCTGGAATCCCTCCAGAGCCAGCTTCCTGAAGTTTTGCCCACGAGAGGGATGGGCATAAGGAAGgtaggagggagaagagactcaCCTTGCTTTGGGCTGCCTCCTGCAGCAGCTCAGGCTCCAGTGCCTTTCTATACTGGGCACAGGTACTGTGCTAAACCTCTTGCGGTTTAAACCTCTGCACACGGGTCTGTCCGCCAAGCTCCTGTCAGGCCCTGGACCCCAGTCAAGAGGTGGGAGCTTTGTGCAGCCATGAACTGAGCTGCTCAGTTGCCTCACTTCTCCACATTTGTGCTCTCAGACTTCTAATGGCTGTATAACCACTCCCCTGTGTTAAGTCCTCCCTTTGGAATTCCTAGCTTGATGTCCCTATCCTGCCTCAGCCCTGAAGAACCAAATGACCCCACTGGGAGCAGACTAGGTCTCTGGATTCCCAGTCTCTCATATCCTCAGGAATTATTGCTGATGAATGGATGGTCCTCTACCTCCATCTTAGAAAGCCCCGTCTTAGGGCAGAAGAGCGCTTAAGCGTGCTGCTCCAGGAAATAAAATCCATCTGTGGTGTTTTAATGAGCTGTGAATTCCTGCTTTGATGATTCTGAGAGTCATTGATGTTAAGCTATAATGGTTAGGAAAGTCTCAACTTGAAGAGTGGATAAATGTCAGGTTCTCGGATTCTGAGCTTCTTGGATGGGAAGTGTGGGTTTTGACAGATGCTTTGGTATAAGATCCTGTAGCAGGCATCAAAATGCAAGTGTCCTCTGTGGCCAAGCCGGTACCGTCATCAGGGAAGCAAGCGGGGTGTGAAGGGTCCAGTTGCCAGATGGTGTGGAATGGGCACACGGGCAGGAATGCCCCATTAGCAGGAGGtcacccttccccacctccagcaAGCTACTAGCCCATGGGATTGTGGGTTCAGCAATCTAAACCTCACAATTTTCAAAAGAAACCCCCAACCTCCATTTTGATGTGAAATccacccatttttaaatgttggtaacCACCATTATTAAAAAACCTGTGTAACTCTGTGGAGCCCAAACATACTCCTGCCAGTCAGATGGTGGCTGTGGACAGCCTGGCTGCCATTTCTGGAATGTGGCTTAACAGTGAAGGACGTACACCCCGTACCCCATCGTCTGGAGTCAAACCTGGGCTCTGTgtcttactggctgtgtgaccaaCCTGTAGCAAGTAAGTCAACCTCCCTGGGCCAGAACCGCTGTAAAATGGTTGTGATGAGAGGCCCTATGCCTCTAAGGGTTATGACAATGACTCAGACATGGAGACACAGCCCAAATTGGTAGAACGGCCTGCAAGGCctggccctctgcctctccctgactTTTTGCCTTCTCACCAGTCTTCCCTGCCTTCGTCAGCAACAGCCTCACGCCCTAAGTGTTGTTCTATAAATATCCCAGGTGGggccccacctcagggcctttgcactcacTGCCCCTGcaaacaagacacacacacacacacacacacacacacacacacacacacagagcccccccaccccactttcttCCATAGCCCTTCTAATGTCCTCTACATTTTCTATCTTTTACTCTACGATCTAAGTATCCGTCTTCTCCGTTATAAGACGAGTTTCCACAAAGGCAGGGATTCTTGTTCCTCATGCACACTGCTCTACTCTCAGCTCCCAGAAAAGTGCCAGTATCTCGCAGGTGCTCAATACAtcactgttgaatgaatgaataaataaataacagcccCTACCTCATAAGGATCCGACGTGATTGTCCATATTAAGCGCTTTAGCCCAGGGCCTGGTCCACCGTGAGCGCTGATTTAATGATGGTCATTACGGTAATTCAGGTTCTATTCTTGAAGGTTCTTAGTTGCCAAGCTTCTATGAGTTAACACACGTAAAGCGCCTTAGAAcagggcttggcacacagtaaatgctcagcAAATGGTAGCTATCATTATAATTAGGCTTCTATTTTCAAAGGAGCTTTGGTGCCAAACTATTATGAATTAGTACTTCCCATCTCCAAGCAAGAGCCAAGTTCCAACAAAGCTCTAACAAGCtggccttctgctcctctctgccctcatCCCTCCAGCTCTGCGCTCTTTGACACCCGGCAGGTTCCTGCCTCCTCCCGCCTGGACTGCATGTCCCCTCTTCCCCTCTAAGTGCGCAgctccagctccctcccctccgCCTCCACTTAGGTCCCTGTCCCCTCCTCAGGGAGGGCTACGATACTGAAAATGGCAACCCCCTTCCAGCACTGTTCTCCCTCCTCTATTATTCTCCACAGCATCTACCCCCATCCAGCAAACGCTCCATCTTGCTTGTTTTGTCTGTCCTACCCAACCCCTGCAAGCTCCGCAGGGACAGGGGTTTTGTTTCATTCACGGGTATATTCCTAATGTGCAGCACGGAGCAGGGGCTCCGAAGAGGATTCCTAACTGAATTAATGGATCATGGTCCCTACCTCACAGAGTTATTCTAAGGACCTGATGATCTCATGCAAATAAAATGCAGCACTCTCTAAGTGCTGGGGAAATGGCAGCTGTAATTATAATTAAGGTTCTATTTTTGTAAGTTCCTAGATACACAACTTCCATGAGTCAGTATATATAAAGCTCTTGGACCGGCACTTGGCACCCGGGAAGTACAGCTCTGATTATAATTAACGTCCTCTTTGTGAAGGTTCTTAGGCAGGGGCAGAGAACATTGGCTGTCCTCCACCATCCTCCACGAACGGTTCTCTGCTTCCTGGGCATTGGCTAGACCGTCTTTCCCAGAGTCCCCTGCGTGCAGCTGTGGCCCCGTGACTCATTTCTCGGCAGAGGGGCGTCAATGGGAGCAGTATGTGCCCccttggggctggggctggtaAGACATCACATGTACCTCGCCTTTCTCTTCCACCAGCAGGACCCAGGCGATGGCCACTCAGTTGGCTAAGGGATggcctgggtcctggaatcactGCATGGAGAAGGGTTGCCCCCAACCTGAACACCCACCCTGGACTCTGATGTAGGCACTGAAACCTCTGTGGCGTTGAGCCTGCATATCATGGGGTCTTTGTGTAAATACGTGGAAACCACACAGGACATAAGCACTCAGGAAACGTTGAAAGTCTTGGTGACGATGAGGTTAAGGTTCCCCCAGGAAGGAGCGTCGTGGTGGGGGGAGATAAACGCCCAGGCCCAGGCCTCACACACTcgagtgtatacacacacacacacgcgtgcacacacacacaccaaacatgCTGGACACACACAgaatttggcttttattctggCCTTCACACATCTACCACTAAGACGACACAGACCGGCGGTACCCCCATCCCCCATGACTGCTGTGATCACCCCCGTTTCctcagccccctcctcccaccccgcccctcttGCCAAGCtccctggggggggggtcccctgcCTACACCTCGCCCCGGGCATGCAGCATGAAGTGCCCATGCAGCTCCCCGAGGTTGTCGAAGGAGTCCTCACACTCTGTGCAGTGGTAggtgccctcctcctcctcgtcctcatcctcgtcctcctccctcccagctggTCGGCCCTCCCCAGCCCGAGGcggctcctcctcttcctccccaaggGCCCTGCCTTCAGGGGCTGGAGCTTCCTGGGGGGCTGTAGCAGGGCAGCAGAGCCGGCAAGGCGGGGTGCCCGGTGGGGCCTCCCCCAGGGGTGAGCGGCCACAGagctggcagggctgggctggggggcctgggggctgggctgcACGGGGGGCCCGGCGGGATGGGCCCCCTCGGCCGCCCCCCAGGCGCTGCTTCACCTTGTAGCCGGGGTCATATTCAGGATCATCagtggcctcctcctcctcctcctcctcatcttcttcctcttcggAGTCCGGCTCTGAGAGAGTGTATTCAGAGTCAGAGGAATGCTCAGGGCCTGTAGGGGGACGgacagaggggagagacagaggcatcTGAGGACGtgggccctgcccctgccctgagCCTCATTCCGACTCGCCACAGCCTGGAGCAGGAGCCTGCACACAGCCCGGCTCTTCCCCACAAGTGAATCCCAGTCACATGGAACACGGCCTGGGACGCGGTAGGTGCTCAGTGTCTAAGCAAACGGATGACCTGCGAGAACTGCATCTTAGGGGTTTAATAAGGACAAAGTagcagtaataaaaacagtaacaataacagTGTTCCTTGCTATTTTAAGAGCcctgttcttggggtgcctgggtggctcggctccatcagttaagtgtcgggctcttgatctcggctcaggtcttgatctcggctcaggtcttgatctcagggtcatgggattgagccctgcaccacCGGGGTCTGcacccaggagtctgcttgagattttctctctccttttccttccgcccctcccccgccagtGTGCgcgcatgcgtgctctctctcacataaataaatctacagcgcctgggtggctcaaatgtttgggcatctgccttcggctcaggtcatgatcccaggtccctgggatcgagtcccgcattgggctccctgctcagtggtgtctgctcctccctctgtccctccccaccggCTTCTGCactccccatctctgtctctttctctctcaaataaataaaatttttatttatttttaaaaaagatttatttaggggcgcctgggtggctcagtgggttaagccgctgcctttggctcaggtcatgatctcagggtcctgggatcgagtcccgcatcgggttctctgctcggcagagatcctgtttccctctctctctctctgcctgcctctccatctacttgtgatctctctctgtcaaataaataaaatctttaaaaaaaaaaaaaagatttatttatttatttgacagagaaatcacaagtaggcagagaggcaggcagagagaaacggggaagcaggctccctgctgagcagagccccccagttcggggcttgatcccaggaccctggggatcatgacctgagctgaaggcagatgcttaactaaaaTACCTGTTAAGTACAATTTTATTACTGTGATTTCATGGGCGTGCAGAACATGTTCAGGACAAGTGTTGGGTAAAGAAACGAAGACAATCTGCAGTCGATGACAGGAAAGGGTGTCCTTAGCAGTCATTATGGGGGGGTTCACAAAGAGCACtggtcagggaggagggaggccccCCGACAGTGGCAGTGGTGTGGGAAATACTGCAGGCGCCTATCAAAAGCATCCCCTTAGGATTGCCACAGCCTTGTCCTGTGTCCATCCTGGCccctcttcttcaatttcctccAGCAACCCAGAGAGGTCCTGTGACAACTCAGCCAACAACACTGGGCTCCTCATGCACCTGTCACAGGGTCTTTGCGACTATTTTCATAGATGGATAAGGCTTGCTCCCTCCCGTTGCCAAGTCTCTGCTCAAGGATCACCTTCTCAGGGACACCCTCACCACTCCGTCTGATTGGCAACCCTTCCCCAGCACTCCCTATGCTCCTGACTCTGTTTTTCTCCTCAATTTCCTGTACCCAACATCGACTTGTGGTTATTGCCTGTCCCCAAAGCAGGGACTTGGGTTCATTGCTGCGCCTCTAGCATCTAGAACGCCTTCTTTGTGCCTGGCGTTCAATTTGGCAAACCTTTTCTCAGGCTTTCACACCAGTTCTCTCTGCTGGGAATGTCTCCCCCTGGTTTTCCCCATCATTCTTTAGGACCCAGTAGGAAGACTCTCTCCTTGGTGAGGTTGTCCCAGATCTCCTCACTCTAGGCAGCAACTCACTGTCTTTTCCCCTCTGGTTGTCCTCACCCTGAGCCCACAGGGCCGTGACCTTCTGTATCCCCATCCTCTCCTACCAGACCTGCTCTGACTCACTGCtggctccccagcacccccagggcaTAAGAGTAGATGCAAAGTGTtggctctctctctacctgttcCTGCCTCTGTCCCGCTGTCTCTCTGCCATTTAACACACGTTTCCTGAGGCCTTGGTGTGGGCTGCTCCCCCCACCTGGAAGGCTGCCCCCACTCTGTCCACCTGGTGagctcctactcatccttcaggcCCCAGGACAAGCTCTGTCCCCTATAACGGTGACTCCTGTTAGCCCAGCCTCTCCCCTGGTGACTGTCCTAGAGGCTACAGCCATCTAGGCCCCAGTACATCTTCCCTGTCAGACTAGGATCCCCTTGAGGGCAGGT
Coding sequences:
- the ZNF428 gene encoding zinc finger protein 428, giving the protein MTETREPAETGGYASLEEDDEDLSPGPEHSSDSEYTLSEPDSEEEEDEEEEEEEATDDPEYDPGYKVKQRLGGGRGGPSRRAPRAAQPPGPPAQPCQLCGRSPLGEAPPGTPPCRLCCPATAPQEAPAPEGRALGEEEEEPPRAGEGRPAGREEDEDEDEEEEGTYHCTECEDSFDNLGELHGHFMLHARGEV